One genomic segment of Culturomica massiliensis includes these proteins:
- a CDS encoding PKD domain-containing protein, with protein MNKLGRNLFKAVIWLLLYACYQETPVRINADFDVEITGNDYSVPVTVHLMNKSTGADLYEWTFEGGDPLKSNKVNPEEVVYKEPGTYTIRLEAWNTTERKVKELTVSLDSAIGAGFTYTVAINNFSPVEVTLINCSYGGTRYRWEFIGGQPETYEGKNPPVIVFTEPGLHPVHLQVFNTRERAEFTDTIRVLPALAVDFEWWPGKDDYDMEAPLVIELAARCTGVLSYLWKAEGGRIENDTLADTRIYFDKPGEYRVELKAANGKETKSVGKEIKVLENSNLYIIQDLKFGITTALNTVGGYFSSETRSVLKMKELTPETGPTIDFVFWGLADFDQCCFLSPDLVGLKALPDIPGAAHSWFINNPDALTAGQFDVMENDELLKRLLIRENCDKDLNSYFTGNDVPHLVLFETGDYRKGVIKIKQFVQAGSNSYILADVKIQKERTGN; from the coding sequence ATGAATAAATTGGGGAGGAACCTTTTTAAGGCAGTTATATGGCTGCTTTTATATGCCTGTTATCAGGAAACACCTGTGAGAATCAATGCGGATTTCGATGTAGAGATTACCGGTAATGATTATTCTGTACCTGTAACTGTTCATTTGATGAATAAATCGACAGGTGCGGATTTATATGAATGGACATTCGAAGGTGGTGATCCTTTGAAATCCAATAAAGTAAATCCGGAAGAAGTTGTTTATAAGGAACCGGGAACATATACCATCCGTCTGGAAGCCTGGAACACCACTGAACGTAAAGTAAAAGAATTGACCGTAAGTCTCGATTCTGCTATTGGGGCTGGTTTCACTTATACGGTGGCTATAAACAATTTCTCACCGGTGGAAGTTACACTGATAAATTGCAGTTACGGTGGCACCCGGTATCGTTGGGAGTTTATCGGCGGGCAACCTGAAACTTACGAAGGAAAAAATCCTCCGGTTATTGTTTTTACGGAGCCTGGATTGCATCCGGTTCATTTACAAGTGTTCAATACAAGAGAGAGGGCGGAGTTTACCGATACGATTCGGGTACTTCCTGCTTTGGCAGTGGATTTCGAGTGGTGGCCGGGGAAAGATGATTATGATATGGAAGCTCCGTTGGTTATTGAATTGGCGGCTCGTTGTACCGGTGTTTTATCATATCTATGGAAGGCGGAAGGGGGAAGAATAGAAAATGATACCCTGGCCGATACCCGGATTTATTTCGACAAACCGGGGGAATATCGTGTTGAGCTTAAAGCAGCGAATGGAAAAGAAACGAAAAGTGTCGGCAAAGAGATAAAGGTGTTGGAAAATTCGAATTTGTATATAATACAGGATCTGAAATTCGGAATTACGACAGCGTTGAATACGGTGGGTGGATATTTTTCTTCGGAAACAAGGTCTGTTTTGAAAATGAAAGAATTGACTCCGGAGACCGGACCGACGATTGATTTTGTGTTTTGGGGGTTGGCCGATTTCGACCAATGTTGTTTTCTCTCGCCTGATTTGGTCGGATTAAAAGCCTTGCCGGATATACCCGGTGCCGCTCATTCCTGGTTTATCAATAACCCGGATGCGCTTACAGCCGGTCAGTTTGATGTTATGGAAAATGATGAGTTGTTAAAACGGCTTCTGATTAGGGAAAACTGTGATAAAGATCTTAACTCTTATTTTACAGGAAATGATGTTCCGCATTTGGTGTTGTTTGAAACCGGTGATTACCGCAAAGGAGTTATTAAGATAAAGCAATTCGTACAGGCAGGAAGTAATTCATATATTCTTGCAGATGTGAAAATACAGAAAGAAAGAACCGGAAATTGA
- a CDS encoding YitT family protein, translating into MNRILEEIKSYVIIALGMLMYAFSATAFQIPNKIVGGGATGVGTVIYYLTDGLIPVGVSYFLINVVLISIALKVLGPKFGIKSIFAICVGSFLLGILQPLFPESLVTDRFMCAVISGILTGAGIALALAQGGSTGGTDIVAMLVTKYRNVSPGKMIMYCDCGIIASSLLINFNIEGLMYGYVMMGVVSFTVDFVLTGKKQSAQLFIFTEKYEEVAERITERFVRGVTVVDCTGWYTGQAKKMLIIVVRKNEAIEVLKIAKRVDSNVFMTMNTVMGVFGKGFDEVKGVK; encoded by the coding sequence ATGAATAGAATATTAGAAGAAATTAAGTCCTATGTGATAATCGCATTGGGGATGCTGATGTATGCCTTCTCGGCGACAGCTTTTCAGATTCCGAATAAAATTGTCGGAGGAGGTGCTACCGGTGTGGGTACTGTTATTTACTATCTGACAGACGGTCTTATCCCCGTCGGTGTCAGTTACTTTTTAATCAATGTGGTTTTGATTTCCATTGCCTTGAAGGTACTGGGACCTAAATTCGGGATCAAATCGATCTTTGCTATCTGTGTCGGTAGTTTCCTGTTGGGAATTTTACAGCCTTTGTTTCCGGAATCCCTGGTCACCGACCGTTTTATGTGTGCTGTTATTTCCGGTATCCTGACGGGAGCCGGAATCGCTTTGGCGCTGGCACAGGGAGGAAGTACCGGGGGAACGGATATCGTAGCTATGTTGGTGACCAAGTACAGGAATGTGAGTCCCGGGAAAATGATTATGTATTGTGATTGCGGAATCATCGCTTCCAGTTTACTTATCAATTTCAACATCGAAGGTCTGATGTACGGTTATGTGATGATGGGCGTGGTGTCGTTTACGGTCGATTTCGTGCTTACGGGGAAAAAGCAGTCTGCTCAATTGTTTATCTTTACCGAGAAATACGAGGAGGTCGCCGAGCGGATTACCGAACGTTTTGTGCGAGGCGTGACCGTTGTCGATTGTACCGGCTGGTATACCGGACAGGCTAAAAAAATGCTGATTATAGTCGTTCGTAAAAATGAAGCGATTGAAGTGCTGAAAATTGCAAAAAGAGTCGATTCGAATGTGTTTATGACCATGAATACGGTAATGGGCGTGTTCGGCAAAGGATTTGATGAGGTGAAAGGCGTAAAGTGA